One Cellulomonas sp. NS3 genomic region harbors:
- the mnmA gene encoding tRNA 2-thiouridine(34) synthase MnmA: MRVLAALSGGVDSAVAAARAVDAGHDVVAVHMALSRTRDQFRTGSRGCCSIEDAGDARRAADVLGIPYYVWDLSERFEDTVVADFLSEYAAGRTPNPCVRCNEHIKFEALLDKALALGFDAVCTGHYAGVVTRPDGTRELHRARDSAKDQSYVLAVMGPERLARAMFPLGEVTSKDEVRAEAAARGLSVSAKPDSYDICFVADGDTQGFLRDRLGSQPGDIVDADGTVVGAHDGAYAYTVGQRKGLAIGRPAPDGRPRYVLAVEPVNRRVVVGPVEALEVAGIAGESTVWFAEPGPGWFRCEVQVRAHGVPVAARARAVEGGAVEVDVTVDGPQRSLHGVAPGQSLVLYDGTRVLGQATVAATTPAVPATAVPATAVPTPGVPTPGVSTSDAAPTSARRA, from the coding sequence ATGCGCGTCCTGGCGGCCCTCTCCGGCGGCGTCGACTCGGCCGTCGCCGCGGCGCGCGCGGTCGACGCCGGGCACGACGTCGTCGCGGTCCACATGGCGCTCTCGCGCACGCGCGACCAGTTCCGGACCGGCTCGCGCGGCTGCTGCTCGATCGAGGACGCCGGCGACGCGCGGCGCGCCGCGGACGTGCTGGGCATCCCGTACTACGTGTGGGACCTCTCGGAGCGGTTCGAGGACACCGTCGTGGCCGACTTCCTGAGCGAGTACGCCGCGGGCCGCACGCCCAACCCGTGCGTGCGCTGCAACGAGCACATCAAGTTCGAGGCGCTGCTCGACAAGGCCCTCGCGCTCGGCTTCGACGCGGTGTGCACCGGGCACTACGCGGGCGTCGTGACCCGCCCCGACGGCACGCGCGAGCTGCACCGCGCGCGCGACTCCGCGAAGGACCAGTCGTACGTGCTCGCGGTCATGGGTCCCGAGCGCCTCGCCCGCGCGATGTTCCCGCTCGGCGAGGTCACCTCCAAGGACGAGGTGCGAGCCGAGGCCGCCGCCCGCGGGCTCTCCGTCTCGGCGAAGCCGGACTCGTACGACATCTGCTTCGTCGCCGACGGGGACACGCAGGGGTTCCTCCGCGACCGGCTCGGCTCGCAGCCGGGCGACATCGTCGACGCCGACGGGACCGTCGTCGGCGCGCACGACGGGGCGTACGCGTACACCGTCGGGCAGCGCAAGGGGCTCGCGATCGGCCGGCCCGCGCCGGACGGGCGGCCCCGGTACGTCCTCGCGGTCGAGCCGGTGAACCGGCGCGTCGTCGTCGGGCCCGTCGAGGCGCTCGAGGTCGCGGGCATCGCGGGGGAGTCCACGGTCTGGTTCGCCGAGCCGGGGCCGGGGTGGTTCCGGTGCGAGGTCCAGGTGCGGGCCCACGGCGTCCCCGTCGCCGCGCGGGCCCGGGCGGTCGAGGGCGGTGCGGTCGAGGTCGACGTCACGGTCGACGGCCCGCAGCGCTCGCTGCACGGCGTCGCGCCCGGTCAGTCGCTCGTGCTGTACGACGGGACGCGCGTGCTCGGGCAGGCGACCGTGGCGGCCACGACTCCCGCGGTGCCGGCGACCGCCGTGCCGGCGACCGCTGTGCCGACGCCTGGGGTGCCGACGCCTGGGGTGTCGACGTCCGACGCGGCGCCGACCTCGGCCCGCCGCGCGTGA
- a CDS encoding electron transfer flavoprotein subunit alpha/FixB family protein translates to MTTTLTGPVLVLLDHASTGALRTTVLELLTIARGLGTVHGAWVGAAGTPAAAGPDDATLALLGEHGAEAVHVVDLGPADARLSPVVAEGLTALAAGTGASALLLTSSFENKEVAARVGLAARAGVVVDASGAGVDDQGRVVAAKTVFAGTWNTRCAIRTDLGVVALKANSVQAVPADAATVPAIARLSVAVTEAAGRTSIVEHTERVASDRPALGEAQVVVVGGRGTNGDFSAVEELADVLGGAVGATRVATDEGWIAHDAQIGQTGVTIAPKLYIGAGVSGAVHHRGGMQSSGTIVAVNSDPESPIFEIADYGIVGDLFTVLPQTAAELRRLQG, encoded by the coding sequence ATGACGACGACCCTGACCGGCCCCGTGCTCGTGCTGCTCGACCACGCGTCGACCGGTGCCCTGCGCACGACCGTCCTCGAGCTCCTCACGATCGCCCGTGGCCTCGGCACCGTGCACGGCGCGTGGGTCGGGGCCGCCGGCACCCCGGCCGCCGCCGGACCCGACGACGCGACGCTCGCCCTGCTCGGTGAGCACGGCGCCGAGGCCGTGCACGTGGTCGACCTCGGCCCGGCCGACGCACGGCTCAGCCCGGTCGTCGCGGAGGGCCTCACGGCGCTCGCGGCCGGCACCGGGGCGTCGGCCCTGCTGCTGACCTCCTCGTTCGAGAACAAGGAGGTCGCCGCGCGCGTCGGCCTCGCGGCGCGCGCCGGGGTCGTCGTCGACGCCTCGGGCGCGGGGGTCGACGACCAGGGCCGGGTCGTGGCCGCGAAGACGGTGTTCGCGGGCACCTGGAACACGCGCTGCGCGATCCGCACCGACCTCGGGGTCGTCGCGCTCAAGGCCAACTCCGTCCAGGCCGTCCCCGCGGACGCCGCGACGGTCCCGGCGATCGCGCGGCTGTCCGTCGCCGTGACCGAGGCGGCGGGCCGGACGAGCATCGTCGAGCACACCGAGCGCGTCGCGTCCGACCGCCCGGCGCTCGGCGAGGCGCAGGTCGTCGTCGTCGGTGGACGCGGCACCAACGGCGACTTCTCGGCGGTCGAAGAGCTCGCGGACGTGCTCGGCGGAGCCGTCGGCGCCACGCGCGTCGCGACCGACGAGGGCTGGATCGCGCACGACGCGCAGATCGGCCAGACCGGCGTCACGATCGCCCCCAAGCTCTACATCGGCGCGGGCGTCTCGGGTGCGGTGCACCACCGCGGCGGGATGCAGTCGTCCGGCACGATCGTCGCCGTGAACTCCGACCCGGAGTCGCCGATCTTCGAGATCGCGGACTACGGCATCGTGGGCGACCTGTTCACCGTGCTGCCGCAGACGGCCGCGGAGCTGCGTCGCCTCCAGGGCTGA
- a CDS encoding cellulose-binding domain-containing protein, with translation MTRSGRSKTRTTVVVLAVAALTAAAALADIPRAETAHAAPFASAVENEGAGCAVPALPEASSLPTNAQLPDPFARLDGTRIASRADWRCQRELTRRLAERFVYGEKPTRPTVSGTVSRTSITVNASHQGRSSSFTAGVDLPSGTGPFPAVIVYGGFGSDTAAIKAAGAAVISYDPYAVGKEGTGRANKQGAFYTLYGSSSGTGLLMSWAWGVSRIIDVIEQSGGTILKADATGVTGCSRFGKGAFVAGAFDQRIALTMPIESGSAGVPIFRGIPGEGAQSLSSAYGEQPWLGDAFGTFTGSPNRLPIDTHQVVGLVAPRGLFIMDNPHIANLGPRSASVAALGGAEVYRALGAGENLTYWSDVQDGSHCANRPEWRTPLQQNIQKFLLGTGSAPGVVRISSRAQGSLAQWRSWQTPTLHAGPEPTPTVTSTPTPTVTSEPTPTPTVTPEPTPTTNPGAGCTATTSVNQWNGGFVVNVRVTAGSSAIRGWTVGLMLPGGATITSTWNANRSASSGAVQLTNAGWNGALAAGQATEVGFQATGSGSGITATCTAS, from the coding sequence GTGACCAGATCGGGCCGCTCGAAGACCCGCACGACGGTCGTCGTCCTGGCGGTCGCCGCACTCACGGCCGCCGCGGCGCTCGCCGACATCCCCCGCGCCGAGACCGCCCACGCGGCGCCGTTCGCCTCGGCCGTCGAGAACGAGGGCGCGGGCTGCGCCGTCCCCGCGCTGCCCGAGGCGTCGTCGCTGCCCACGAACGCCCAGCTGCCCGACCCCTTCGCACGCCTCGACGGCACCCGCATCGCCTCGCGCGCGGACTGGCGCTGCCAGCGCGAGCTCACCCGGCGGCTCGCCGAGAGGTTCGTCTACGGTGAGAAGCCGACCCGGCCGACCGTCTCCGGGACCGTGTCGCGGACGAGCATCACCGTGAACGCGTCCCACCAGGGCCGGAGCTCGAGCTTCACCGCCGGGGTCGACCTCCCCAGCGGCACCGGGCCGTTCCCCGCCGTGATCGTCTACGGCGGCTTCGGCAGCGACACCGCGGCGATCAAGGCTGCCGGGGCCGCCGTCATCAGCTACGACCCGTACGCGGTCGGCAAGGAGGGCACCGGTCGGGCGAACAAGCAGGGGGCGTTCTACACGCTCTACGGCTCGTCGAGCGGCACCGGCCTCCTGATGTCCTGGGCGTGGGGCGTGAGCCGGATCATCGACGTGATCGAGCAGTCGGGCGGCACGATCCTGAAGGCCGACGCGACGGGCGTGACCGGCTGCTCGCGGTTCGGCAAGGGCGCGTTCGTCGCGGGCGCGTTCGACCAGCGCATCGCGCTCACGATGCCCATCGAGTCCGGCAGCGCGGGCGTCCCGATCTTCCGCGGCATCCCCGGCGAGGGCGCGCAGAGCCTGAGCAGCGCCTACGGCGAGCAGCCCTGGCTCGGCGACGCGTTCGGCACCTTCACCGGGAGCCCCAACCGGCTGCCGATCGACACCCACCAGGTCGTCGGCCTCGTCGCCCCGCGCGGGCTGTTCATCATGGACAACCCGCACATCGCCAACCTGGGTCCCCGGTCCGCGAGCGTCGCTGCCCTCGGCGGGGCGGAGGTCTACCGCGCGCTCGGAGCCGGCGAGAACCTCACGTACTGGTCCGACGTGCAGGACGGCAGCCACTGCGCCAACCGGCCCGAGTGGCGCACGCCGCTGCAGCAGAACATCCAGAAGTTCCTGCTCGGCACCGGGAGCGCACCCGGCGTGGTGCGCATCTCGAGCCGCGCGCAGGGGAGCCTCGCGCAGTGGCGCTCCTGGCAGACGCCGACGCTGCACGCCGGCCCCGAGCCGACGCCCACGGTGACGTCCACGCCGACGCCGACGGTCACGTCCGAGCCGACACCCACCCCGACCGTCACGCCGGAACCGACTCCGACGACGAACCCGGGGGCCGGCTGCACCGCCACCACGTCGGTCAACCAGTGGAACGGCGGCTTCGTCGTCAACGTGCGGGTCACCGCCGGCTCCTCGGCGATCCGGGGGTGGACCGTCGGCCTGATGCTGCCCGGCGGAGCGACCATCACGAGCACGTGGAACGCGAACCGCAGCGCGAGCTCCGGTGCGGTGCAGCTGACGAACGCCGGCTGGAACGGCGCGCTCGCCGCCGGTCAGGCGACCGAGGTCGGCTTCCAGGCCACGGGCAGCGGGAGCGGGATCACCGCGACCTGCACCGCGAGCTGA
- a CDS encoding phosphotransferase family protein: protein MSPDAVYPSPLAFSGQRLDWRDLPRAVRARIAELAGSQVSAETSATTGFSPGFAAVLELADGRGVFVKAVSPEQNPTSPEFARAEIRAAAALPPEVPAPRLLWFDEDGDWVLLGFEVSHGRPPLLPWDPEELALVLDALVPLAHAQPLTGHRLPRTDDLLAPDFTGWRSLARWPHEELEGAARLAGDLGRWAHEHLDDLVRWEQDALRVCAGDALVHGDLRADNIMIDRDRNRVALIDWPHASVGAPWLDLAFMLPSIAMQGGGDPQEIFWSHPVSEGVAPEDLRAGLAGLAGFFAYGSLQPAPLGIPNLRRFQRAQGAQALAWLRDLA, encoded by the coding sequence GTGAGTCCCGACGCCGTCTACCCCTCGCCGCTGGCCTTCAGCGGTCAGCGCCTCGACTGGCGCGACCTGCCGCGGGCCGTGCGCGCGCGCATCGCGGAGCTCGCGGGGTCTCAGGTGAGCGCCGAGACGAGCGCGACGACGGGGTTCAGCCCGGGTTTCGCCGCGGTCCTCGAGCTGGCCGACGGGCGTGGGGTGTTCGTCAAGGCGGTCTCCCCCGAGCAGAACCCGACGTCCCCCGAGTTCGCCCGCGCGGAGATCCGCGCGGCGGCGGCGCTCCCGCCCGAGGTCCCCGCGCCGCGCCTGCTGTGGTTCGACGAGGACGGCGACTGGGTCCTGCTGGGGTTCGAGGTCTCGCACGGCCGCCCGCCGCTCCTGCCGTGGGACCCGGAGGAGCTGGCGCTCGTGCTCGACGCGCTCGTCCCCCTGGCCCACGCGCAGCCGCTGACCGGGCACCGGCTGCCGCGCACGGACGACCTCCTCGCACCCGACTTCACGGGCTGGCGCTCGCTCGCCCGCTGGCCGCACGAGGAGCTCGAGGGCGCCGCACGCCTCGCCGGCGACCTGGGCCGGTGGGCGCACGAGCACCTCGACGACCTGGTGCGGTGGGAGCAGGACGCCCTGCGGGTGTGCGCCGGCGACGCGCTCGTGCACGGGGACCTGCGGGCCGACAACATCATGATCGACCGCGACCGGAACCGCGTGGCGCTCATCGACTGGCCGCACGCGAGCGTCGGCGCGCCGTGGCTCGACCTGGCCTTCATGCTGCCGAGCATCGCGATGCAGGGCGGGGGCGACCCGCAGGAGATCTTCTGGTCGCACCCGGTCTCGGAGGGCGTCGCGCCCGAGGACCTGCGCGCGGGGCTCGCCGGGCTGGCGGGCTTCTTCGCCTACGGGTCGCTGCAGCCGGCGCCGCTCGGGATCCCGAACCTGCGGCGGTTCCAGCGTGCCCAGGGGGCGCAGGCGCTGGCGTGGCTGCGCGACCTCGCCTGA
- a CDS encoding metal-dependent hydrolase — MMGANHAATGAAAWFAVAGSGPLMLGWYPVHSSGLLIGAAVCAGAAMLPDADHHAGTISHSLPPLSRLVTRGVAHVSGGHRHGTHSLLGIAVFAGLALLLGAVRVPSPVGTLAVGAGVVSLLLVAYAAKALRMTSDATWLRSWLLATGVAAAITVFAPEDPTWLAVCVTLGAAVHVLGDALTTGGVPLLWPWTPDPPRWWAENRVLRRVWQRNGWGGVPVLGRTGSVREWALAVPVGLYACYGLVVAFVGMLESASRWLPARVLAELTG, encoded by the coding sequence ATGATGGGCGCGAACCACGCGGCGACCGGGGCCGCGGCCTGGTTCGCCGTCGCCGGCTCGGGACCGCTGATGCTCGGCTGGTACCCCGTGCACTCGAGCGGGCTGCTGATCGGCGCCGCGGTGTGCGCGGGCGCGGCGATGCTGCCCGACGCCGACCACCACGCGGGGACGATCAGCCACTCGCTGCCGCCGCTCTCGCGCCTCGTCACCCGCGGGGTCGCGCACGTCTCGGGCGGTCACCGGCACGGGACGCACTCGCTGCTCGGCATCGCGGTGTTCGCCGGCCTCGCGCTGCTGCTCGGCGCCGTGCGGGTGCCGAGCCCGGTCGGGACCCTCGCGGTCGGAGCGGGCGTGGTCTCGCTGCTCCTGGTCGCGTACGCCGCGAAGGCGCTGCGCATGACGAGCGACGCCACGTGGCTCCGGTCGTGGCTGCTCGCCACGGGGGTCGCCGCCGCGATCACGGTCTTCGCCCCCGAGGACCCCACCTGGCTCGCGGTGTGCGTCACGCTGGGCGCCGCGGTGCACGTGCTCGGCGACGCGCTGACGACCGGCGGGGTCCCGCTGCTCTGGCCGTGGACCCCGGACCCGCCGCGGTGGTGGGCGGAGAACCGGGTGCTGCGGCGCGTGTGGCAGCGCAACGGCTGGGGCGGGGTCCCGGTGCTGGGGCGCACCGGCTCGGTGCGCGAGTGGGCCCTCGCCGTGCCCGTGGGCCTGTACGCGTGCTACGGGCTCGTCGTGGCGTTCGTCGGGATGCTCGAGTCCGCCTCGCGGTGGCTGCCCGCGCGCGTGCTCGCGGAGCTCACGGGCTGA
- a CDS encoding electron transfer flavoprotein subunit beta/FixA family protein → MRIVVCVKHVPDIQSERALGPDGRVVRDQGDGTLNELDENALEAALALVEEHGGEVVALTVGPDDAVDAVRKGLQMGAEQAVHVLDDGIAGSDVFGTATVLAAAVRRIGADAPVDLVVTGMAGLDGLTSLLPSALAHLLDLPQLTLAAELTVADGAVTVRRELDHASEVLSAPLPALVSVTDQTNDPRYPNFKGIMAARKKPVDVLTLADLGVDPASVGGDAALTEVVEAAPRPARENRVLVNDDGEAGLRLAAWLVENKLV, encoded by the coding sequence GTGAGAATCGTGGTGTGCGTCAAGCACGTGCCGGACATCCAGTCGGAGCGGGCGCTCGGACCCGACGGTCGCGTCGTGCGCGACCAGGGGGACGGGACGCTCAACGAGCTCGACGAGAACGCCCTCGAGGCGGCGCTCGCGCTCGTCGAGGAGCACGGCGGCGAGGTCGTCGCGCTCACCGTCGGGCCGGACGACGCGGTCGACGCGGTCCGCAAGGGCCTGCAGATGGGCGCCGAGCAGGCGGTCCACGTGCTCGACGACGGCATCGCGGGCTCCGACGTGTTCGGGACGGCGACGGTGCTCGCGGCCGCGGTCCGCCGCATCGGCGCGGACGCCCCCGTCGACCTCGTGGTGACCGGCATGGCGGGGCTCGACGGGCTCACGTCGCTGCTGCCGAGCGCCCTCGCGCACCTGCTCGACCTGCCGCAGCTCACGCTCGCCGCCGAGCTCACGGTCGCCGACGGTGCCGTCACGGTGCGCCGCGAGCTCGATCACGCGAGCGAGGTCCTCAGCGCGCCGCTGCCGGCGCTCGTCTCGGTCACCGACCAGACGAACGACCCGCGCTACCCGAACTTCAAGGGCATCATGGCCGCCCGCAAGAAGCCCGTCGACGTGCTGACGCTCGCCGACCTGGGCGTCGACCCCGCGTCGGTCGGCGGCGACGCCGCCTTGACGGAGGTCGTCGAGGCGGCCCCGCGCCCGGCGCGCGAGAACCGCGTGCTGGTCAACGACGACGGCGAGGCGGGTCTGCGGCTCGCCGCGTGGCTCGTCGAGAACAAGCTGGTCTGA
- a CDS encoding cysteine desulfurase family protein, which translates to MSVYLDHAATTPMLPEAVAVLTEHLVRTGNPSSLHAAGRAARRTVEEGRERLAAALGARPSEVVVTGGGTEADNLAVKGLFWGRRTHDPSRRRILVSAVEHHAVLDPAFWMAEHAGAEIVLLPVDGDGVLDLDALRYELDEHAEQVALISVMWANNEVGALQPLHDVVSLARRHGVPVHADAVQAVGQVPVDFAASGLDALTVSGHKVGGPGGVGALLARRGLELTPVLHGGGQERAVRSGTLDAPAIASFAVAVDAAVAAREATAQRLTELRDALVAGVRAAVPDAVLRGPQDTARRLPANAHFTFPGCEGDSLLYLLDSAGVACSTGSACQAGVPRPSHVLLAMGVDEDDARGALRFSLGHTSTRADVDALLAALPGVVDRAQAAGLAGRPDRSDRPDRSHRQPSGAR; encoded by the coding sequence GTGAGTGTCTATCTGGACCATGCGGCGACCACGCCGATGCTCCCCGAGGCGGTCGCCGTCCTCACCGAGCACCTGGTCCGGACGGGCAACCCGTCGTCGCTGCACGCCGCCGGACGGGCGGCGCGGCGCACCGTCGAGGAGGGCCGCGAGCGTCTCGCGGCGGCCCTCGGCGCGCGACCGAGCGAGGTCGTCGTGACCGGCGGCGGCACCGAGGCGGACAACCTCGCGGTCAAGGGACTCTTCTGGGGCCGCCGCACGCACGACCCCTCGCGCCGGCGCATCCTGGTGTCCGCCGTCGAGCACCACGCGGTGCTCGACCCGGCGTTCTGGATGGCCGAGCACGCCGGCGCGGAGATCGTGCTCCTGCCGGTCGACGGGGACGGGGTGCTCGACCTCGACGCGCTGCGGTACGAGCTCGACGAGCACGCCGAGCAGGTCGCGCTGATCTCCGTGATGTGGGCGAACAACGAGGTGGGAGCGCTGCAGCCGCTGCACGACGTCGTCTCGCTCGCGCGCCGCCACGGCGTCCCGGTGCACGCCGACGCGGTCCAGGCCGTCGGCCAGGTGCCCGTCGACTTCGCCGCCTCGGGGCTCGACGCGCTCACCGTGAGCGGCCACAAGGTCGGCGGGCCGGGCGGCGTCGGGGCGCTGCTCGCGCGCCGCGGGCTCGAGCTCACGCCCGTCCTGCACGGCGGCGGGCAGGAGCGCGCGGTCCGCTCCGGGACGCTCGACGCGCCCGCGATCGCGTCGTTCGCCGTCGCGGTCGACGCCGCGGTCGCGGCGCGGGAGGCCACCGCGCAGCGGCTCACGGAGCTGCGCGACGCGCTCGTCGCCGGCGTGCGCGCCGCCGTCCCGGACGCCGTGCTGCGCGGCCCGCAGGACACCGCGCGCCGGCTCCCCGCCAACGCACATTTCACCTTCCCCGGCTGCGAGGGGGACTCGCTGCTGTACCTGCTCGACTCGGCCGGCGTCGCGTGCTCGACGGGGTCGGCGTGCCAGGCGGGCGTCCCGCGACCGAGCCACGTGCTGCTGGCGATGGGGGTCGACGAGGACGACGCGCGCGGTGCGCTGCGGTTCTCGCTCGGCCACACCTCGACGCGCGCCGACGTCGACGCGCTCCTCGCGGCGCTCCCGGGCGTCGTCGACCGGGCGCAGGCGGCGGGCCTCGCCGGGCGGCCGGACCGCTCCGACCGGCCCGACCGCAGCCACCGCCAGCCGAGCGGGGCCCGCTGA
- the glgX gene encoding glycogen debranching protein GlgX produces MGAVHHAEPPQPAPRRRPVPPLGVHVVDGGVSVAVRAPHARAVDLCLLGTPDAPAGGAPSWDERRIPLDGPEHGVFWAYVDGVEAGQRYGFRAHGAWDPVGGHRYNPAKLLVDPYARGLVGEVAHRPETYGHVVGDDLVGDPYGAADPRDSAPHVPHSVVVDARAVRALGPDPAANRPAGPWSETVVYEAHVRGLTQRLPTLPPELRGTYAGLAHPATLDHLLSLGVTAVELLPVHASASEPHLLERGLTNYWGYNTLGFFAPHAAYATQAAREAGPAAVLAEVRATVHALHEAGLEVLLDVVYNHTCEGGLPGQHLSWRGLDNARYYLHDGSSPAALADMTGTGNSLDFRRPEVVQLAMDSLRYWADEIGVDGYRFDLAVTLGRGPDGYDPDHPFLVALTTDPSLHGLKLVAEPWDVGPGGWRTGHFPAPMAEWNDRFRDAVRSFWLADPARAAHGLPGHRVRALATRLAGSVDLFGHGDPPLARGPVASVNYVTAHDGFTMADLVAYEHKHNAANGENNRDGSNDNRSWNHGIEGPLRADSVGADILPLRRRSIRNLFATLVLAAGTPMITAGDELGRTQLGNNNAYCQDGELSWVSWDLAPWRQDLLATARHLLRLRRENAALRTTRFFTGAPVTEGGPPDLAWFGPDGVELDHARWHDPSIRTLQMVRAAADGGRSVLLAVNGALDAVEVALAAAPDAGWELAWDSTWERPDELSAAAINGALHPAPGESVLLEALSMRVYLTRTGH; encoded by the coding sequence ATGGGCGCCGTGCACCACGCCGAACCGCCCCAGCCCGCGCCCCGCCGCCGGCCCGTGCCCCCGCTCGGCGTCCACGTCGTCGACGGGGGCGTGAGCGTCGCCGTGCGTGCGCCGCACGCCCGCGCCGTCGACCTGTGCCTGCTCGGCACCCCGGACGCGCCCGCCGGTGGCGCGCCGTCGTGGGACGAGCGGCGCATCCCGCTCGACGGGCCCGAGCACGGCGTCTTCTGGGCCTACGTCGACGGCGTGGAGGCCGGTCAGCGGTACGGCTTCCGCGCGCACGGGGCGTGGGACCCCGTCGGCGGCCACCGCTACAACCCCGCGAAGCTGCTCGTCGACCCGTACGCGCGCGGGCTGGTCGGCGAGGTCGCGCACCGGCCCGAGACGTACGGGCACGTCGTCGGCGACGACCTCGTCGGCGACCCCTACGGCGCGGCGGACCCGCGCGACTCCGCGCCGCACGTGCCGCACTCCGTCGTCGTCGACGCCCGTGCCGTCCGTGCGCTGGGCCCCGACCCGGCCGCCAACCGCCCGGCCGGCCCCTGGTCGGAGACCGTCGTCTACGAGGCGCACGTCCGCGGGCTCACGCAGCGACTGCCCACGCTGCCACCCGAGCTGCGCGGGACGTACGCCGGCCTCGCGCACCCCGCGACGCTCGACCACCTGCTGTCCCTCGGCGTCACCGCGGTCGAGCTGCTCCCGGTGCACGCGTCGGCGTCCGAGCCGCACCTGCTCGAGAGGGGGCTGACCAACTACTGGGGCTACAACACCCTGGGGTTCTTCGCCCCGCACGCGGCGTACGCGACGCAGGCGGCCCGCGAGGCCGGCCCGGCCGCGGTGCTCGCCGAGGTGCGCGCCACGGTGCACGCGCTGCACGAGGCGGGGCTCGAGGTCCTGCTGGACGTCGTCTACAACCACACCTGCGAGGGCGGGCTGCCCGGCCAGCACCTGAGCTGGCGCGGGCTCGACAACGCGCGCTACTACCTGCACGACGGCAGCTCCCCCGCCGCGCTCGCGGACATGACCGGGACGGGGAACTCGCTCGACTTCCGGCGGCCCGAGGTCGTCCAGCTGGCGATGGACTCGCTGCGCTACTGGGCCGACGAGATCGGCGTCGACGGCTACCGCTTCGACCTCGCGGTCACGCTCGGGCGCGGCCCCGATGGCTACGACCCCGACCACCCCTTCCTCGTCGCGCTCACGACCGACCCGAGCCTGCACGGGCTCAAGCTCGTCGCCGAGCCGTGGGACGTCGGGCCCGGCGGGTGGCGCACGGGGCACTTCCCCGCGCCGATGGCCGAGTGGAACGACCGGTTCCGCGACGCGGTCCGCTCGTTCTGGCTCGCCGACCCGGCCCGCGCCGCGCACGGCCTGCCCGGGCACCGGGTCCGCGCGCTCGCGACGCGCCTGGCCGGCTCGGTCGACCTCTTCGGCCACGGCGACCCGCCGCTCGCCCGCGGTCCGGTCGCGTCGGTCAACTACGTCACGGCGCACGACGGCTTCACGATGGCCGACCTCGTCGCCTACGAGCACAAGCACAACGCCGCGAACGGGGAGAACAACCGCGACGGGTCGAACGACAACCGGTCGTGGAACCACGGCATCGAGGGTCCGCTGCGCGCGGACTCGGTCGGCGCCGACATCCTGCCGCTGCGCCGCCGCTCGATCCGCAACCTGTTCGCGACCCTCGTGCTCGCCGCGGGGACGCCGATGATCACCGCGGGCGACGAGCTCGGCCGGACCCAGCTCGGCAACAACAACGCGTACTGCCAGGACGGCGAGCTCTCGTGGGTGTCGTGGGACCTCGCGCCGTGGCGGCAGGACCTGCTCGCGACCGCGCGCCACCTCCTGCGCCTGCGCCGGGAGAACGCGGCGCTGCGCACGACGCGGTTCTTCACCGGCGCGCCCGTGACCGAGGGCGGCCCGCCCGATCTCGCCTGGTTCGGGCCCGACGGCGTCGAGCTCGACCACGCCCGCTGGCACGACCCGTCGATCCGCACGCTCCAGATGGTGCGCGCCGCGGCCGACGGCGGTCGCAGCGTCCTGCTCGCGGTGAACGGGGCGCTCGACGCGGTCGAGGTCGCGCTCGCGGCCGCGCCGGACGCCGGCTGGGAGCTCGCGTGGGACTCGACGTGGGAACGGCCCGACGAGCTGAGCGCGGCGGCGATCAACGGCGCACTGCACCCGGCGCCGGGCGAGAGCGTGCTGCTCGAGGCGCTGAGCATGCGGGTCTACCTGACCCGCACCGGTCACTGA